A stretch of the Macaca thibetana thibetana isolate TM-01 chromosome X, ASM2454274v1, whole genome shotgun sequence genome encodes the following:
- the LOC126946311 gene encoding histone H3.3A-like, producing MAPTKQTARKSTGGKAPRKQLATKAARKSAPSTGGVKKPHRYRPGTVALREIRRYQKSTELLIRKLPFQRLVREIAQDFKTDLRFQSAAIGALQEASEAYLVGLFEDTNLCAIHAKRVTIMPKDIQLARRIRGERA from the coding sequence ATGGCTCCTACGAAGCAGACTGCCCGCAAATCGACTGGTGGTAAAGCACCCAGGAAGCAACTGGCTACAAAAGCCGCTCGCAAGAGTGCGCCCTCTACTGGAGGGGTGAAGAAACCTCATCGTTACAGGCCTGGTACTGTGGCACTCCGTGAAATTAGACGTTATCAGAAGTCCACTGAACTTCTGATTCGCAAACTTCCCTTCCAGCGTCTGGTGCGAGAAATTGCTCAGGACTTTAAAACAGATCTGCGCTTCCAGAGCGCAGCTATTGGTGCTTTGCAGGAGGCAAGTGAGGCCTATCTGGTTGGCCTTTTTGAAGACACCAACCTGTGTGCTATCCATGCCAAACGTGTAACAATTATGCCAAAAGACATCCAGCTAGCACGGCGCATACGTGGAGAACGTGCTTAA